A genome region from Flavobacterium sp. includes the following:
- a CDS encoding glycoside hydrolase family 43 protein, translated as MKKILTSIASLCVFAACSQEKDTTQPKSTPTEVKSSSILLADPTIFYDKGTYYLYGTTSGDIPNGEGFQVYTSSDLKDWKGPVGKQNGLAFKKGDAFGDKGFWAPQILSYQNKFYMIYTANENIAVATSDSPLGPFKNDSKEPIIKTGNQIDPFIFIDEDGKKYLYHVRLTNGNRIFVAEINDDFKSIKPETLKECISGTMLWENTQNVSWPVTEGPTVLKHNGLYYMIYSANDFRNIDYAVGYATSKSPLGPWEKATDSPIISRKNTKQNGIGHGDVFWDKDNKMHYVLHTHYSESTVSPRKAGVISIEFKDGKIVADPASFQFLKVN; from the coding sequence ATGAAAAAAATACTAACCTCAATAGCATCACTTTGTGTTTTCGCAGCCTGTTCGCAGGAAAAAGACACGACACAACCAAAATCAACACCAACAGAAGTAAAATCCAGCTCAATTTTACTAGCCGATCCAACCATTTTTTACGACAAAGGAACCTATTATTTATACGGAACTACATCTGGAGATATTCCAAATGGAGAAGGATTTCAGGTTTATACTTCGTCAGATTTAAAAGACTGGAAAGGGCCAGTTGGTAAGCAGAATGGTCTGGCTTTTAAAAAAGGAGATGCTTTTGGCGACAAAGGATTTTGGGCGCCGCAGATTCTTTCGTATCAAAACAAATTTTATATGATTTATACGGCCAATGAAAATATCGCAGTTGCAACCAGCGATAGTCCGCTTGGACCATTTAAAAACGATTCAAAAGAACCGATTATCAAAACCGGAAATCAAATTGATCCGTTTATTTTTATTGATGAAGATGGAAAAAAATACCTGTATCATGTTCGTTTAACAAATGGAAACAGAATTTTCGTTGCAGAAATAAACGACGATTTTAAAAGCATAAAACCAGAAACTTTAAAAGAATGTATTTCTGGAACTATGCTTTGGGAAAATACTCAAAATGTAAGCTGGCCGGTTACAGAAGGTCCAACAGTTTTAAAACACAACGGTTTGTATTATATGATTTATTCGGCAAATGATTTCAGGAATATTGATTATGCTGTAGGTTATGCCACAAGTAAAAGTCCGCTTGGACCTTGGGAAAAAGCGACAGACAGTCCAATTATCAGCAGAAAAAATACCAAACAAAACGGAATTGGACACGGCGATGTTTTTTGGGATAAAGACAATAAAATGCATTATGTCTTGCATACACATTATAGCGAAAGCACTGTTTCGCCACGAAAAGCAGGAGTTATTTCAATTGAATTTAAAGACGGAAAAATTGTTGCTGATCCTGCCAGTTTTCAGTTTCTAAAAGTTAATTAG
- the hmpA gene encoding NO-inducible flavohemoprotein → MNPQQKELIKATVPILRASGEDLTNYFYARMFKHHPELRNMFNMGNQANGRQKSALANAVLAYAENIEDPSVLIGVLKGIGTKHRSLNIQPEQYKIVGTHLIASIGEVVGEVATLPILEAWTVAFYELADIMINLEKELYNENIAKPGSWNGWRKFVIKKIVEESAEIKSFYLYPEDGKEIADFHPGQFISVQVFVPELNLLQPRQYSLSSTFNPEYYRISVKKESGIAPNPNGWVSNTMHSKSEGDVISISSPAGLFHLEKDSENPLVLISGGVGLTPMLSMLETNLNSIQNKKTIWIHGCRNESVHAFKDQISALKEEANHLETFTFYDAVTPENVIANEVIHGRVDLHKCKDSILLEEARYYICGPEMFIKTQYEALINLNVNQENIFYEEFGPQLINLN, encoded by the coding sequence ATGAATCCACAACAAAAAGAGCTTATTAAAGCTACGGTTCCAATTTTACGAGCGAGCGGCGAAGACCTTACCAATTATTTTTATGCCAGAATGTTTAAACATCATCCCGAATTGCGAAATATGTTTAATATGGGAAATCAGGCAAACGGAAGACAAAAATCGGCACTGGCAAATGCTGTTTTGGCTTACGCCGAAAATATAGAAGATCCGTCAGTTTTAATTGGCGTATTAAAAGGAATTGGAACCAAACACCGAAGCCTTAATATTCAGCCGGAACAATATAAAATCGTAGGAACACACCTTATCGCTTCTATCGGTGAAGTGGTTGGAGAAGTCGCTACACTGCCAATTCTCGAAGCGTGGACGGTTGCTTTTTACGAACTTGCCGATATTATGATTAATCTTGAAAAAGAGTTATACAACGAAAACATTGCAAAACCCGGAAGCTGGAACGGCTGGAGAAAATTCGTCATCAAAAAAATTGTTGAAGAATCAGCTGAAATTAAATCCTTTTATCTTTATCCTGAAGACGGAAAAGAAATTGCCGATTTTCATCCCGGACAATTTATCAGCGTTCAGGTTTTTGTGCCGGAACTGAATCTTTTACAACCAAGACAATACAGTTTGTCAAGCACTTTTAATCCTGAATATTACAGAATTTCGGTAAAAAAAGAAAGCGGAATTGCGCCAAATCCAAACGGATGGGTGTCGAATACCATGCATTCAAAATCTGAAGGCGATGTTATTTCCATTTCTTCTCCTGCTGGATTATTTCATTTAGAAAAAGATTCAGAAAATCCTTTAGTATTGATAAGCGGCGGAGTTGGACTTACGCCGATGTTGAGCATGCTGGAAACCAACTTAAATTCAATTCAGAATAAAAAAACAATCTGGATTCACGGCTGCAGAAACGAATCTGTACACGCTTTCAAAGACCAGATTTCGGCTTTAAAAGAAGAAGCAAATCACTTGGAAACGTTTACTTTTTATGATGCTGTAACGCCGGAAAATGTAATTGCGAATGAAGTTATTCACGGTCGCGTTGATCTTCATAAATGCAAGGATTCTATTTTATTAGAAGAAGCGAGATATTATATCTGCGGGCCTGAAATGTTTATTAAAACGCAATATGAAGCTCTTATTAATTTGAATGTAAATCAGGAAAATATTTTCTACGAAGAATTTGGACCTCAGCTAATTAATTTGAATTAA
- a CDS encoding alpha-L-fucosidase translates to MKNIFLSICLFGVISSGLSQELANAPKPFGPLPTQKQIDWQEMEFYAFVHFSLNTFTNKEWGYGDESPALFNPTNLDVRQWARIVKVAGMKGIILVAKHHDGFCLWPSAYTERSVKNSPWKNGNGDLVKELAAACKEYNLKLGLYLSPWDRNRADYGKPEYVTYFRNQLKELLTNYGDVFEMWFDGANGGDGYYGGANETRKINTLEYYNWDETYKLIYQLAPKTLVWGVGPSEARWIGNEEGRAGKTNWSLLRQKDELAGKVHYTEFMSGHEDGEKWVPGEADVSIRPGWFYHSVEDDKVRPLDEMVDIYYESIGRNATLLLNLPVDKRGLVHENDEARLKELVSTIKADFKTELLSKTKITADNVRGNSLEFSAKNVSDGNKNTYWATDHNVKTASITFEFEKPTDIDRVLLQEYIVLGQRVKAFNVEAKVDGNWKTVANETTIGYKRILRIDRVKASALRINITDSKANIVISNIQAYNAPTFVRMPEISRDKNGDVTIKSENGNPVYYSLDGKNPTKKSTLYKGVFRVNKAMTIKAVAIDAAENIISAVKTAKYGASKENWKIVSASSGDLKSADRIIDGNPNTDWSFGNDQNKLPQEITIDLGSLLTLNGFTYMPQQVGNNLNLISNYEFYTSVDNVNWILQSEGEFSNIKHNPIEQVKTFKKVQARYIRFVATSAVAKGQTVSIAELNVTEAL, encoded by the coding sequence ATGAAAAATATATTTCTTTCCATATGCCTTTTCGGTGTAATTTCCAGCGGTTTAAGTCAGGAATTAGCGAATGCTCCAAAACCTTTTGGCCCGCTTCCTACTCAAAAACAAATTGATTGGCAGGAAATGGAATTTTATGCTTTTGTGCATTTTTCATTAAATACTTTTACCAATAAAGAATGGGGTTACGGTGACGAATCTCCGGCTTTATTTAACCCCACAAATTTAGATGTTCGTCAATGGGCGCGAATTGTGAAAGTGGCGGGAATGAAAGGAATTATTCTGGTTGCGAAACATCATGACGGATTTTGTTTATGGCCGTCGGCATATACGGAACGTTCTGTAAAAAATTCTCCGTGGAAAAACGGAAACGGAGATTTAGTTAAAGAATTGGCTGCAGCCTGCAAAGAGTACAATTTAAAATTAGGATTATATCTTTCGCCCTGGGACAGAAACCGTGCGGATTATGGCAAACCCGAATATGTTACGTATTTCAGAAATCAGCTAAAAGAATTATTGACGAATTACGGCGACGTTTTCGAAATGTGGTTTGATGGTGCAAACGGCGGCGACGGTTATTATGGCGGTGCAAACGAAACACGAAAAATCAATACGCTTGAATATTACAATTGGGATGAAACCTATAAATTGATTTATCAGCTGGCGCCAAAAACTTTGGTTTGGGGAGTTGGCCCTTCTGAAGCGAGATGGATTGGAAATGAAGAAGGTCGTGCCGGAAAAACAAACTGGTCGCTTTTACGCCAAAAAGATGAATTGGCCGGAAAAGTGCATTATACCGAATTTATGTCGGGGCATGAAGATGGTGAAAAATGGGTTCCAGGCGAAGCCGATGTTTCAATTAGACCAGGATGGTTTTATCATTCGGTGGAAGATGATAAAGTACGTCCGCTGGATGAAATGGTTGATATTTATTATGAATCAATTGGGCGAAATGCGACTTTATTATTGAATCTTCCGGTTGATAAAAGAGGTTTAGTTCACGAAAATGACGAAGCGAGATTAAAAGAATTAGTTTCAACCATAAAAGCTGATTTTAAAACGGAATTATTATCTAAAACAAAAATTACCGCTGATAATGTTAGAGGAAATAGTTTAGAATTTTCTGCAAAAAATGTTTCTGACGGAAATAAAAACACTTATTGGGCAACCGATCATAATGTAAAAACAGCTTCGATAACTTTCGAATTTGAAAAACCAACTGACATAGACCGAGTTTTACTTCAGGAATATATTGTACTTGGGCAGCGTGTAAAAGCTTTTAATGTTGAAGCTAAAGTTGATGGAAACTGGAAAACCGTTGCAAACGAAACGACAATTGGTTACAAGAGAATTTTGAGAATCGACAGAGTTAAAGCATCGGCATTAAGAATTAATATTACCGATTCAAAAGCAAATATTGTTATTTCAAATATTCAGGCTTACAATGCGCCGACTTTTGTACGTATGCCGGAAATCAGCCGGGATAAAAACGGCGATGTTACTATTAAATCTGAAAATGGAAATCCGGTTTATTATTCGCTTGACGGAAAAAATCCAACGAAAAAAAGTACTTTATATAAAGGAGTATTTCGGGTTAATAAAGCGATGACCATAAAAGCAGTTGCAATTGATGCTGCAGAAAATATAATCAGTGCTGTAAAAACAGCAAAATACGGCGCATCAAAAGAAAACTGGAAAATTGTTTCGGCTTCGAGCGGCGATTTAAAATCGGCTGACCGAATTATTGACGGAAATCCAAATACAGACTGGAGTTTTGGTAATGACCAGAATAAACTTCCGCAGGAAATAACTATAGATTTGGGAAGTCTTTTAACGCTGAATGGTTTTACTTATATGCCACAGCAAGTTGGTAATAATCTCAATTTAATCTCCAATTATGAGTTTTACACAAGTGTTGATAATGTAAACTGGATATTGCAGTCTGAAGGTGAATTTTCGAACATAAAACACAACCCGATCGAACAGGTTAAAACTTTCAAAAAAGTTCAGGCAAGATATATTCGTTTTGTGGCAACCTCAGCAGTAGCAAAGGGACAGACCGTTTCTATTGCAGAATTAAATGTTACCGAAGCATTATAA
- the nagB gene encoding glucosamine-6-phosphate deaminase produces MIKESINFKEAGKFEETRFEKIHNVIFDSSKEASILVAQEIANIIQRKEELNEPCVLGLATGSSPIKVYEELVRLHKEEGLSFANVVTFNLDEYYPMDKNDIQSYWYFMHEHLFNHVNILPQNINIPNGNISNEDLQQYCIDYEMKIKSYGGLDFQLLGIGRTGHIGFNEPGSHVNSGTRSITLDHLTRVDAASSFLGIDNVPKKAITMGIGTVKNAKRIVLLGWGISKAEIIKKTIEGEISSRVPATYLQQHNNTTFVLDTEASSELTRVKTPWLVKSVIWTDELKLKAVVWLCELTKKPFLKLTDKDYNDNGMSSLLTEEGTAYDLNIKMFNKMQQTITGWPGGKPNADDTYRPERATPEKKRIIIFSPHPDDDVISMGGTFDRLVEQGHDVHIAYQTSGNIAVSNQEALKFAEIAKALNADSEAAENIINFLKNKKSNDIDSLEVRKLKGLIRRSESVAATRYLGLPDSNVNFLDLPFYETGTVKKNNLGEADIQIMCDFIEKIKPHQIYAAGDLADPHGTHKVCLDSLFEALKRLKHKSFMDDCWVWLYRGAWHEWESYQIEMAVPMSPDQVLKKRHAIFFHQSQKDGVMFQGDDSREFWIRAEDRNRLTAEKYHALGLADYSAIEAFKRYFF; encoded by the coding sequence ATGATTAAAGAAAGTATAAATTTCAAAGAAGCAGGAAAGTTCGAAGAAACGCGTTTTGAAAAGATACACAATGTAATTTTTGATTCGTCTAAAGAAGCTTCGATTTTAGTAGCTCAGGAAATAGCCAATATAATTCAGAGAAAAGAAGAGTTAAACGAACCTTGCGTTTTAGGTTTGGCAACAGGATCGTCACCTATAAAAGTATATGAAGAATTAGTTCGTCTTCATAAAGAAGAAGGTTTAAGCTTTGCAAATGTAGTTACTTTCAACTTAGATGAGTATTATCCGATGGATAAAAACGACATTCAAAGTTATTGGTACTTTATGCATGAGCACTTATTTAATCATGTAAATATACTGCCTCAAAATATCAATATTCCTAACGGAAATATCAGCAATGAAGACCTTCAGCAATATTGTATCGATTATGAAATGAAAATCAAATCTTACGGTGGATTGGATTTTCAGCTTCTTGGAATTGGAAGAACGGGACATATTGGTTTCAATGAACCTGGATCTCACGTAAATTCCGGAACGAGAAGCATTACATTAGATCACTTAACGCGCGTTGATGCTGCATCATCATTTTTAGGAATTGATAATGTGCCTAAAAAAGCGATTACAATGGGAATTGGCACGGTAAAAAATGCCAAAAGAATTGTACTTCTTGGATGGGGAATCAGCAAAGCAGAAATTATAAAGAAAACAATCGAAGGTGAAATTTCATCCCGGGTTCCGGCAACGTATTTACAGCAGCACAACAACACAACTTTTGTTTTAGATACCGAAGCATCATCAGAATTAACGAGAGTAAAAACACCTTGGTTAGTAAAATCTGTAATCTGGACAGATGAATTGAAACTGAAAGCTGTGGTCTGGTTATGCGAATTGACTAAAAAACCTTTTCTTAAACTGACTGACAAAGATTACAACGACAACGGAATGTCAAGTCTTTTAACAGAAGAAGGAACTGCATACGATTTGAATATTAAAATGTTCAACAAAATGCAGCAGACAATTACCGGATGGCCGGGTGGAAAACCAAATGCTGATGACACGTACAGACCAGAACGCGCAACACCTGAGAAAAAGAGAATTATCATTTTTAGTCCGCATCCTGATGATGATGTGATTTCGATGGGAGGAACTTTTGATCGTTTGGTAGAGCAGGGGCATGATGTTCATATTGCATATCAGACTTCTGGAAACATCGCAGTTTCAAATCAGGAAGCTTTAAAATTTGCAGAAATTGCCAAAGCATTAAATGCTGATTCTGAAGCAGCTGAGAATATCATCAACTTCCTGAAAAACAAAAAAAGCAATGATATTGATTCGTTAGAAGTGAGAAAACTGAAAGGTTTAATCAGAAGAAGCGAATCTGTAGCAGCGACCAGATATTTAGGTTTACCGGATTCGAATGTGAATTTCCTTGATCTTCCGTTTTATGAAACTGGAACGGTTAAGAAAAACAATCTGGGAGAAGCTGATATTCAGATTATGTGTGATTTTATCGAAAAAATTAAACCGCACCAAATTTACGCAGCAGGAGATTTAGCAGATCCGCACGGAACTCATAAAGTTTGTCTGGATAGTTTATTTGAAGCTTTAAAAAGATTGAAACACAAAAGTTTTATGGATGACTGCTGGGTTTGGCTGTACAGAGGCGCCTGGCACGAATGGGAATCTTACCAAATTGAAATGGCGGTTCCGATGAGTCCGGATCAGGTACTGAAAAAACGTCACGCTATTTTCTTCCACCAATCTCAAAAAGATGGTGTTATGTTCCAGGGCGATGACAGCCGAGAATTCTGGATTAGAGCAGAAGACAGAAACAGATTAACTGCAGAAAAATATCATGCTTTAGGTTTGGCTGATTACTCAGCAATCGAAGCTTTTAAGAGATATTTTTTCTAG
- a CDS encoding LytTR family DNA-binding domain-containing protein, with the protein MKINCLIIDDEPLAINVIKNYLEPLENFEVINTFSNPIEGLNFLKNNTVDVIFLDINMPVLDGINFIKSLENPPLLVITSAYSQFALETYELDVLDYLVKPIEFPRLMKTLNKISKRLENKTNSPQESNPDSPFIFVKIDKKRMKKIFFNEILVIESLKDYLKINTTTGKYIIHSTLSDFTDLLPEKNFLRIHRSYTIAIDKIDAVEGNSIEIEGLRYVIGRSYIDHVKQRILNSSI; encoded by the coding sequence ATGAAGATAAATTGTTTGATTATTGATGACGAGCCATTGGCAATCAATGTTATAAAAAACTACTTAGAGCCGCTTGAAAATTTTGAGGTAATAAATACTTTCAGCAATCCGATTGAAGGCCTAAACTTTTTGAAGAACAATACAGTTGATGTTATTTTTCTGGACATTAATATGCCTGTTTTAGACGGAATTAATTTTATTAAAAGTCTAGAAAATCCGCCTTTATTAGTTATTACAAGTGCGTACAGTCAATTTGCATTAGAAACTTACGAATTAGACGTTTTAGATTATCTGGTAAAACCAATCGAATTTCCGAGATTAATGAAAACGCTGAATAAAATCAGCAAAAGGTTAGAAAATAAAACAAATTCCCCACAAGAAAGCAATCCAGACAGTCCGTTCATTTTCGTAAAAATTGACAAAAAGAGAATGAAAAAGATTTTCTTCAACGAAATTTTAGTTATCGAAAGCTTAAAAGATTATTTAAAAATAAACACCACAACTGGAAAATATATAATCCACAGTACTTTATCTGATTTTACAGATTTATTACCTGAAAAAAACTTCCTGAGAATTCACCGTTCATACACTATTGCCATTGATAAAATTGATGCCGTTGAAGGAAACAGCATTGAAATAGAAGGACTTAGATATGTTATTGGAAGATCGTATATCGATCATGTGAAGCAGAGAATTTTGAATTCTTCCATATAG